In one Halichondria panicea chromosome 4, odHalPani1.1, whole genome shotgun sequence genomic region, the following are encoded:
- the LOC135334935 gene encoding uncharacterized protein LOC135334935 isoform X2 — protein sequence MKLLLLVFSLLLCLVSGADASCSFSDVTATRLSATDLSIQFRYFYRPGGISNISVYSNEFFVTILDSISIGPEIVSADKVQYDYLYSGASGPRCFRAQPDILGCPMSEDCANSSYSTTRPNVASFTADQISSQDSDQVFLQWVISDTHTSTFTYCTLEDSPLIVFKEVQPSSQSSTVVRLQEATSYTCYISDWNENNIGPSFNTIFTTRPAPPYALVVNNIESDSVNLSWNYRNVSDRTFTVFVDKDCIGNGYPETTGSETNLIINGLSPFTFYCLRVTATISSANVTSLPVSTGVRTSEAVPGVVRNLVATPTSTTTVLLSWDEPLPRNGVITSYHVSVDGTSFRDIDGNTTMIYVGDLDACRSTNYNFSVSACTSAGREGEAVVTAATLTPRPEIPEMVEVNRQSNSITWTTVTPTDCIRGTLIRFQPVQSLEDPVSINTIYTGSALPTTITLPLILKQGVAYNVSLRSYGPGGTSDPTQPILSSPVMDSSFPYDRTNFLQLQFTGVGTCDELNKTVSLRKVADALLERMSSICPDYNGPNIDLNSLNCIGENQVLFRFQILSQTDVEFLSCLEYWYTSDSSYLLVADQLLLIDKSCNQLYISSLRDPACMITTTSCSISGPVAGGFIGGIIIGALLAAIVIVITLLTCFRRKLVQRNTQKTGIGSCTVLDTVGINYKKKAKKAKPIAHHQQASRTSSEEDNYEMLPYQGDGTVASEYVENPSNKTKSTGATKEVTVDPDYEVPGIFFMDRQKAAAENVPPSPQYEPIEGDPLSPVKHLPLNNKSSSSKQTNTLPSLLSHGALPSHGAKVPFVKLAPAPTNENPPNQTTPKVFKMPALPTKQEDIQLSTTKEATKKKQPLVPKISQSGAADQKPSVISKAKMFESALTGPQPPKPKPKPKGKDVPCGGNTAYQLWKPK from the exons ATGAAACTTCTGTTGTTggtcttctctcttctcttaTGCCTGGTATCAG GTGCTGATGCAAGCTGTAGTTTTAGCGATGTGACTGCCACTAGGTTGTCTGCAACAGATCTTTCAATTCAGTTCCGATATTTTTACCGTCCTGGTGGGATATCAAACATTTCAGTGTATAGTAACGAGTTTTTTGTGACTATATTAGATAGCATTTCTATTGGCCCCGAGATTGTTAGTGCGGACAAGGTGCAGTACGACTATCTGTACAGTGGAGCTTCAGGCCCACGTTGCTTTCGAGCTCAGCCTGATATATTAGGTTGTCCAATGTCAGAGGACTGTGCAAATTCATCCTACAGCACCACCA GACCAAACGTGGCCTCTTTTACAGCAGATCAAATCAGCAGTCAAGATTCAGACCAAGTATTCTTGCAGTGGGTGATCAGTGACACGCACACTAGCACCTTCACCTACTGTACACTAGAAGACAGTCCATTGATAGTCTTCAAAGAGGTGCAACCCAGCTCTCAATCGAGCACAGTGGTGAGGCTACAAGAAGCCACCTCATACACTTGCTATATCAGCGATTGGAACGAAAATAACATTGGACCAAGTTTTAACACCATCTTTACCACAA GACCGGCGCCACCTTATGCCTTGGTAGTGAATAATATTGAATCAGATAGTGTGAACCTGTCATGGAATTACAGGAACGTATCAGATCGTACCTTCACCGTGTTCGTCGACAAAGACTGTATTGGGAATGGATACCCGGAAACTACCGGATCTGAAACTAACCTCATCATCAATGGACTCTCCCCATTCACATTCTACTGCCTTCGAGTAACAGCTACGATATCCAGTGCAAATGTCACCAGCCTACCCGTCTCAACTGGTGTAAGAACATCCGAAGCAG TTCCTGGCGTAGTAAGGAACCTCgtggccacacccacaagcACCACGACAGTGCTGCTGAGCTGGGATGAGCCATTACCTAGGAATGGTGTCATCACCAGTTACCATGTGTCGGTGGATGGTACCTCATTTAGGGATATAGATGGAAATACGACCATGATCTATGTTGGTGATTTAG ATGCATGTAGGTCTACTAACTACAATTTCAGTGTGTCAGCTTGTACAAGTGCTGGCAGGGAGGGAGAGGCTGTAGTAACCGCAGCAACACTTACGCCAAGACCAGAAATCCCTGAGATGGTGGAAGTCAATCGACAAAGTAACTCCATCACCTGGACTACAGTTACTCCCACTGATTGCATACGAGGCACTCTGATACGTTTCCAACCAGTGCAGAGCCTTGAAGACCCGGTATCCATCAATACCATCTACACAGGCAGTGCATTACCAACTACTATCACACTTCCACTCATTCTAAAGCAGGGTGTGGCCTACAACGTCAGCCTTAGGTCGTATGGGCCTGGGGGCACAAGTGATCCTACACAGCCAATCCTTTCATCAC CTGTTATGGACAGCTCTTTTCCGTATGATCGAACAAACTTCCTACAACTACAGTTCACTGGTGTGGGAACTTGCGATGAATTGAAT AAAACTGTGTCTCTAAGGAAAGTGGCTGATGCTTTGTTAGAGAGAATGTCGTCCATTTGTCCTGACTACAATGGACCAAATATCGACTTAAACTCTTTGAACTGCATCGGAGAAAATCAAGTGTTGTTTCGGTTTCAAATCCTCAGTCAAACAGACGTAGAGTTTTTGTCGTGCCTAGAATATTGGTATACAAGTGACTCCTCGTACCTTTTAGTGGCTGACCAATTACTACTTATCGATAAGTCATGTAATCAACTTTATATTAGTTCTCTCAGAGACCCAGCTTGTATGATAACGACTACCTCGTGTTCAATATCTGGGCCTGTTGCTGGTGGTTTCATTGGTGGGATAATCATCGGCGCATTGCTTGCCGCTATTGTCATTGTTATCACACTATTGACGTGTTTTAGGAGGAAACTTGTTCAAAGAAACACGCAGAAAACTGGCATAGGAAGTTGCACGGTGCTAGATACAGTGGGTATTAACTACAAGAAGAAAGCAAAGAAAGCAAAGCCGATCGCGCATCACCAACAAGCATCGCGTACTTCTAGCGAGGAAGATAATTACGAGATGCTACCCTACCAAGGAGATGGTACTGTTGCTAGCGAATACGTGGAAAATCCAAGTAACAAGACGAAATCAACCGGAGCTACGAAAGAAGTAACTGTCGATCCTGATTATGAAGTACCGGGGATCTTCTTTATGGACAGACAGAAAGCAGCTGCCGAAAATGTACCGCCTTCACCTCAGTATGAACCGATTGAAGGCGATCCTCTCTCACCCGTGAAGCATCTTCCCTTGAACAATAAGTCTTCCTCTAGCAAGCAAACCAACACACTACCTAGTTTGCTCAGCCATGGAGCTTTGCCTAGCCATGGAGCTAAAGTGCCATTCGTCAAGCTAGCACCAGCCCCCACAAACGAGAACCCACCAAATCAGACTACGCCAAAAGTATTCAAAATGCCTGCTCTACCCACGAAGCAAGAAGACATCCAATTATCCACCACTAAGGAGGCAACAAAAAAGAAACA ACCACTTGTACCGAAAATTTCCCAGTCCGGTGCGGCTGACCAGAAACCGAGCGTGATATCGAAAGCGAAAATGTTTGAATCCGCTCTAACAGGACCACAGCCTCCGAAACCAAAACCAAAACCGAAAGGCAAAGATGTACCGTGTGGAGGCAATACAGCCTACCAGTTGTGGAAACCCAAGTAA
- the LOC135334935 gene encoding uncharacterized protein LOC135334935 isoform X1, giving the protein MKLLLLVFSLLLCLVSGKSIHLFQYCPLYLMTLCIGADASCSFSDVTATRLSATDLSIQFRYFYRPGGISNISVYSNEFFVTILDSISIGPEIVSADKVQYDYLYSGASGPRCFRAQPDILGCPMSEDCANSSYSTTRPNVASFTADQISSQDSDQVFLQWVISDTHTSTFTYCTLEDSPLIVFKEVQPSSQSSTVVRLQEATSYTCYISDWNENNIGPSFNTIFTTRPAPPYALVVNNIESDSVNLSWNYRNVSDRTFTVFVDKDCIGNGYPETTGSETNLIINGLSPFTFYCLRVTATISSANVTSLPVSTGVRTSEAVPGVVRNLVATPTSTTTVLLSWDEPLPRNGVITSYHVSVDGTSFRDIDGNTTMIYVGDLDACRSTNYNFSVSACTSAGREGEAVVTAATLTPRPEIPEMVEVNRQSNSITWTTVTPTDCIRGTLIRFQPVQSLEDPVSINTIYTGSALPTTITLPLILKQGVAYNVSLRSYGPGGTSDPTQPILSSPVMDSSFPYDRTNFLQLQFTGVGTCDELNKTVSLRKVADALLERMSSICPDYNGPNIDLNSLNCIGENQVLFRFQILSQTDVEFLSCLEYWYTSDSSYLLVADQLLLIDKSCNQLYISSLRDPACMITTTSCSISGPVAGGFIGGIIIGALLAAIVIVITLLTCFRRKLVQRNTQKTGIGSCTVLDTVGINYKKKAKKAKPIAHHQQASRTSSEEDNYEMLPYQGDGTVASEYVENPSNKTKSTGATKEVTVDPDYEVPGIFFMDRQKAAAENVPPSPQYEPIEGDPLSPVKHLPLNNKSSSSKQTNTLPSLLSHGALPSHGAKVPFVKLAPAPTNENPPNQTTPKVFKMPALPTKQEDIQLSTTKEATKKKQPLVPKISQSGAADQKPSVISKAKMFESALTGPQPPKPKPKPKGKDVPCGGNTAYQLWKPK; this is encoded by the exons ATGAAACTTCTGTTGTTggtcttctctcttctcttaTGCCTGGTATCAGGTAAGTCCATTCACTTATTCCAGTATTGCCCATTATATCTCATGACATTGTGTATAGGTGCTGATGCAAGCTGTAGTTTTAGCGATGTGACTGCCACTAGGTTGTCTGCAACAGATCTTTCAATTCAGTTCCGATATTTTTACCGTCCTGGTGGGATATCAAACATTTCAGTGTATAGTAACGAGTTTTTTGTGACTATATTAGATAGCATTTCTATTGGCCCCGAGATTGTTAGTGCGGACAAGGTGCAGTACGACTATCTGTACAGTGGAGCTTCAGGCCCACGTTGCTTTCGAGCTCAGCCTGATATATTAGGTTGTCCAATGTCAGAGGACTGTGCAAATTCATCCTACAGCACCACCA GACCAAACGTGGCCTCTTTTACAGCAGATCAAATCAGCAGTCAAGATTCAGACCAAGTATTCTTGCAGTGGGTGATCAGTGACACGCACACTAGCACCTTCACCTACTGTACACTAGAAGACAGTCCATTGATAGTCTTCAAAGAGGTGCAACCCAGCTCTCAATCGAGCACAGTGGTGAGGCTACAAGAAGCCACCTCATACACTTGCTATATCAGCGATTGGAACGAAAATAACATTGGACCAAGTTTTAACACCATCTTTACCACAA GACCGGCGCCACCTTATGCCTTGGTAGTGAATAATATTGAATCAGATAGTGTGAACCTGTCATGGAATTACAGGAACGTATCAGATCGTACCTTCACCGTGTTCGTCGACAAAGACTGTATTGGGAATGGATACCCGGAAACTACCGGATCTGAAACTAACCTCATCATCAATGGACTCTCCCCATTCACATTCTACTGCCTTCGAGTAACAGCTACGATATCCAGTGCAAATGTCACCAGCCTACCCGTCTCAACTGGTGTAAGAACATCCGAAGCAG TTCCTGGCGTAGTAAGGAACCTCgtggccacacccacaagcACCACGACAGTGCTGCTGAGCTGGGATGAGCCATTACCTAGGAATGGTGTCATCACCAGTTACCATGTGTCGGTGGATGGTACCTCATTTAGGGATATAGATGGAAATACGACCATGATCTATGTTGGTGATTTAG ATGCATGTAGGTCTACTAACTACAATTTCAGTGTGTCAGCTTGTACAAGTGCTGGCAGGGAGGGAGAGGCTGTAGTAACCGCAGCAACACTTACGCCAAGACCAGAAATCCCTGAGATGGTGGAAGTCAATCGACAAAGTAACTCCATCACCTGGACTACAGTTACTCCCACTGATTGCATACGAGGCACTCTGATACGTTTCCAACCAGTGCAGAGCCTTGAAGACCCGGTATCCATCAATACCATCTACACAGGCAGTGCATTACCAACTACTATCACACTTCCACTCATTCTAAAGCAGGGTGTGGCCTACAACGTCAGCCTTAGGTCGTATGGGCCTGGGGGCACAAGTGATCCTACACAGCCAATCCTTTCATCAC CTGTTATGGACAGCTCTTTTCCGTATGATCGAACAAACTTCCTACAACTACAGTTCACTGGTGTGGGAACTTGCGATGAATTGAAT AAAACTGTGTCTCTAAGGAAAGTGGCTGATGCTTTGTTAGAGAGAATGTCGTCCATTTGTCCTGACTACAATGGACCAAATATCGACTTAAACTCTTTGAACTGCATCGGAGAAAATCAAGTGTTGTTTCGGTTTCAAATCCTCAGTCAAACAGACGTAGAGTTTTTGTCGTGCCTAGAATATTGGTATACAAGTGACTCCTCGTACCTTTTAGTGGCTGACCAATTACTACTTATCGATAAGTCATGTAATCAACTTTATATTAGTTCTCTCAGAGACCCAGCTTGTATGATAACGACTACCTCGTGTTCAATATCTGGGCCTGTTGCTGGTGGTTTCATTGGTGGGATAATCATCGGCGCATTGCTTGCCGCTATTGTCATTGTTATCACACTATTGACGTGTTTTAGGAGGAAACTTGTTCAAAGAAACACGCAGAAAACTGGCATAGGAAGTTGCACGGTGCTAGATACAGTGGGTATTAACTACAAGAAGAAAGCAAAGAAAGCAAAGCCGATCGCGCATCACCAACAAGCATCGCGTACTTCTAGCGAGGAAGATAATTACGAGATGCTACCCTACCAAGGAGATGGTACTGTTGCTAGCGAATACGTGGAAAATCCAAGTAACAAGACGAAATCAACCGGAGCTACGAAAGAAGTAACTGTCGATCCTGATTATGAAGTACCGGGGATCTTCTTTATGGACAGACAGAAAGCAGCTGCCGAAAATGTACCGCCTTCACCTCAGTATGAACCGATTGAAGGCGATCCTCTCTCACCCGTGAAGCATCTTCCCTTGAACAATAAGTCTTCCTCTAGCAAGCAAACCAACACACTACCTAGTTTGCTCAGCCATGGAGCTTTGCCTAGCCATGGAGCTAAAGTGCCATTCGTCAAGCTAGCACCAGCCCCCACAAACGAGAACCCACCAAATCAGACTACGCCAAAAGTATTCAAAATGCCTGCTCTACCCACGAAGCAAGAAGACATCCAATTATCCACCACTAAGGAGGCAACAAAAAAGAAACA ACCACTTGTACCGAAAATTTCCCAGTCCGGTGCGGCTGACCAGAAACCGAGCGTGATATCGAAAGCGAAAATGTTTGAATCCGCTCTAACAGGACCACAGCCTCCGAAACCAAAACCAAAACCGAAAGGCAAAGATGTACCGTGTGGAGGCAATACAGCCTACCAGTTGTGGAAACCCAAGTAA
- the LOC135334946 gene encoding uncharacterized protein LOC135334946, producing MERFLCILVALCALCTVSYSMQDDTLLDDEDTEQQRGMFTLELDSELGCIDWQSYHQDVPVKSSILEGLIAAVNNSCRCDFTRHHIVHDAINCDQHARNVFLLNGEISFMANSETSHMPDLLRGVEEWAGSRPVFPFVFSPGEVVMPTTITLTMTKATTGLINSGDGASGSGSGSGYADIDAMVTVTQATTSEAPTTTTTTTMITTMETTSDDVTSKQVNATDQILLPIAINSCYPVTVSLVTVILLIVCSAFFTF from the exons ATGGAGAGATTTCTATGCATTCTTGTTGCTCTGTGTGCCCTGTGCACTGTCAGCTACTCAATGCAAG ATGACACTCTATTGGATGATGAAGATACTGAACAACaga GAGGGATGTTTACTCTGGAGTTAGACTCAGAGCTCGGCTGTATTGACTGGCAATCCTACCACCAAGAC GTTCCAGTCAAGAGCAGTATCTTAGAGGGCCTAATAGCAGCCGTTAATAACAGCTGTCGATGTGACTTCACAAGACATCACATTGTACACGATGCTATCAACTGTGACCAACATGCTCGCAACGTGTTCCTTTTGAACGGTGAAATAAG ttttATGGCAAATTCAGAGACATCGCATATGCCTGACCTACTGAGAGGAGTGGAGGAGTGGGCGGGCTCTAGACCTGTGTTTCCATTCGTATTTAGTCCTGGTGAAGTGGTGATGCCCACAACAATCACCCTGACAATGACAAAGGCAACCACAGGACTAATCAACAGTGGTGACGGAGCCAGTGGGAGTGGAAGTGGGAGTGGGTACGCTGATATAGACGCCATGGTTACGGTTACCCAGGCAACCACATCAGAAGCACCTACTACTACCACTACCACTACAATGATTACTACCATGGAAACAACTAGCGATGATGTTACCTCCAAACAAGTGAACGCAACTGATCAAATTCTACTACCAATTGCAATCAACTCTTGTTATCCCGTTACTGTTTCCTTGGTTACCGTGATACTACTTATTGTATGCTCAGCTTTTTTCACTTTTTGA
- the LOC135334936 gene encoding DNA mismatch repair protein MutS-like gives MASSMAFMKYLHFSVLSRAFKVFRSVSSVRSIQFPSPWSRHDVLMSTAASRQPSIANRRSNLMAQFEQIKSQHPNYILLFQVGDFYELYGDDASEVTSKTPLRLTRKNNTFMAGFPTKALSEWQRLLVEAGFQLAICDQNPAPKTNKGEKVYLLGRSVVKLVTPGTLVEPLSNHANYLLCINPGPSNTVGLAWVDISTAEFSVTSTEGQNIEEDIERICPSEILLPEDVIMAVEAGTSVGPSSSPCLEELVKCSALRESHLTTIPQSWYQPQLLDPGLHSLDVSKYISQEKFSTLETSAAIALLRFVMHTQRSVVPFLSPIARYSHHQHMAIDPNTRRALELVTPLYSNTKKTTLLGCMDGTVTAAGGRLLKARLSSPLTSIPDINKRLDAVEVFRNEVFHCEMIVGMLKKCQDLERILQKVATSSANISDLLAIKTTLALAADIMAYIEEHLPNCPVLDMEGFVDLSSLVQELDNALCDVTHGDYITTGYSKKVDALRQDIQNNEEQLTLFIASLHSSHPGLPKMTIVSHKGYIRVLEVTKSQSSKMEKCPELIRIDGTQSKVRFSNLQLQKLNAELQRLEHSYSTAQSELFKGLCENVMGEAESIKSTALVLAHLDVSTSLGALAMERAYCRPELREEPVFKVGGATHPVISSVGLGTFVSNDCIMDDHRLWVVTGPNMGGKSTFLRQNALLAVLAQTGSFVPAENATLGVVDRLFARVGASDNIARHMSTFHMEMTETANILSNATDRSFVVLDEIGRGTGTSEGLAIAQAVIEYLHNNIGCRSLVATHFHQLSGLAQAHPNIGCYKLVAHSNQNGIVFTYKIEAGYVERSFATDVARLAGIPMEAVRRAEELLADIS, from the exons ATGGCATCAAGTATGGCTTTCATGAAGTACCTtcacttctctgtacttagtAGAGCTTTCAAAGTGTTTAGAAGCGTTTCCAGTGTGAGATCTATTCAGTTTCCATCACCCTGGAGCCGCCATGATGTCTTAATGAGCACTGCAGCATCACGGCAGCCTTCTATTGCCAACAGAAGGTCAAATCTCATGGCCCAGTTTGAGCAAATAAAGAGTCAGCATCCGAACTACATACTGCTGTTCCAAGTTGGTGATTTCTATGAGCTGTATGGAGACGATGCAA GTGAAGTGACATCCAAGACCCCTCTCCGACTGACCAGGAAGAACAATACATTCATGGCAGGCTTCCCAACCAAGGCTCTCAGCGAGTGGCAGAGACTACTGGTGGAGGCTGGGTTCCAGTTGGCCATCTGTGATCAAAATCCTGCACCAAA AACTAACAAAGGAGAGAAAGTGTATCTTCTTGGTCGCAGTGTGGTCAAGTTGGTCACCCCTGGCACTCTTGTAGAGCCTCTGAGCAACCATGCCAACTATCTCCTCTGTATCAACCCAGGACCTAGCAACACGGTAGGCCTAGCCTGGGTGGACATTTCCACTGCCGAGTTTTCAGTGACTTCCACTGAAGGCCAGAACATTGAAGAGGACATTGAGAGAATTTGTCCCTCTGAG ATATTGCTCCCTGAAGATGTGATCATGGCTGTTGAAGCTGGTACAAGTGTTGGTCCATCTTCCTCACCTTGTCTGGAAGAGCTGGTGAAATGCTCTGCACTGAGAGAGAGTCATTTGACTACCATACCACAATCCTGGTACCAGCCACAGCTCTTAGACCCCGGCCTTCACAGTCT AGATGTTTCAAAATACATCAGTCAAGAGAAATTTTCCACCCTGGAG ACGAGTGCTGCTATTGCGCTGCTGAGGTTTGTgatgcacacacagagaagTGTGGTCCCATTCCTCTCCCCCATCGCCCGCTACTCACACCATCAGCACATGGCCATTGACCCCAACACACGCAGGGCACTTGAGCTGGTCAC GCCGCTGTACAGTAACACGAAGAAGACCACTCTGTTGGGTTGTATGGATGGAACAGTGACGGCGGCCGGGGGGAGGCTACTCAAAGCAAGACTATC GTCACCTTTGACTAGCATCCCAGACATCAATAA GAGGTTGGATGCAGTAGAAGTGTTCAGAAATGAAGTGTTTCATTGTGAAATGATTGTTGGTATGCTCAAGAAGTGCCAGGATCTAGAGAGAATTTTACAAAAA GTTGCTACTAGCTCTGCTAATATCTCAGACCTGCTAGCCATTAAGACAACTCTTGCTTTGGCTGCAGACATCATGGCTTACATCGAAGAACACTTGCCAAACTGCCCTGTATTGGATATGGAAG GCTTTGTTGACCTGTCCAGCCTCGTCCAAGAACTAGACAATGCTCTGTGTGATGTTACCCATGGAGACTACATAACCACag GATATTCTAAAAAGGTGGACGCACTTCGACAGGACATACAGAATAACGAAGAACAGCTAACACTCTTTATTGCCTCCCTCCACTCGTCCCACCCCGGCCTCCCTAAGATGACCATCGTATCTCATAAAGGCTACATCAGAGTCTTAGAAGTCACCAAATCTCAATCCTCCAAGATGGAAAAATGTCCGGAGCTAATCAG AATAGACGGTACACAGTCCAAAGTACGATTCAG CAATTTACAGCTACAGAAACTTAATGCAGAACTGCAACGGCTTGAACATTCCTACTCCACTGCTCAGAGCGAGCTTTTCAAGGGCCTTTGTGAGAAC GTGATGGGAGAAGCAGAGAGTATCAAGAGTACTGCACTGGTCCTAGCACACCTCGATGTGTCCACTTCCCTAGGAGCGCTGGCTATGGAGAGG GCATATTGCAGACCAGAGTTGAGGGAGGAGCCAGTGTTtaaagtgggcggggctactCACCCGGTCATCTCCAGCGTAGGATTGGGGACATTTGTTAGCAATGATTGCATCATGGATGATCATAGACTGTGGGTAGTGACCGGGCCCAACATGGGAG GGAAGAGTACATTTCTGAGGCAAAATGCTCTCCTGGCTGTTCTAGCACAA ACGGGTAGTTTTGTGCCAGCTGAGAATGCTACACTGGGTGTAGTGGACCGCCTCTTTGCTCGAGTGGGGGCGAGTGATAACATTGCCAGACACATGTCCACCTTCCACATGGAGATGACAGAGACGGCTAACATCCTCAGCAACGCCACTGATAGATCTTTTGTTGTGTTGGATGAGATAG GAAGAGGCACAGGTACGTCTGAGGGGCTGGCTATTGCTCAGGCTGTCATTGAGTACCTTCATAACAACATTG GTTGTCGTTCGCTGGTTGCCACGCACTTTCACCAACTGTCAGGCCTGGCCCAAGCTCATCCTAACATTGGCTGTTATAAACTTGTTGCTCATAGCAACCAGAACGGGATCGTATTCACTTACAAAATAGAG GCTGGCTATGTTGAGCGGTCCTTTGCTACTGATGTGGCCAGATTAGCTGGGATACCAATGGAGGCTGTCAGGAGagctgag GAGCTGTTGGCTGACATTAGCTAG
- the LOC135335259 gene encoding FAS-associated factor 1-like translates to MAGRDEILINFQAMTGLEDLAMCIDILEQKEWDLTSAVNSMMSQPQFPSQPPASSSPRSLGFIDLTTQTSSQVIVPDRTHPYIDSYASVDSYASVDSAVSGALIELTVYYGTRAIRLFLSSSSTVAQIKEQLEWKSGVQPYRQILKGWPRTQPTNNQDTLELLGLTVGTSYTLTLEHLPHNLPAPPFHEHITTRAGSLAETIAHVSTSLQETRTGASSLMVGNQLTDRIIIDPPQSGNTSPVVSIPSSSSHYSDAHEPLSSEDEEEPVLESLDDGLFDDMTDNGASSAMREPLIPQGCLEPYEALQFFTHAFEARYGPMHPLFLIGSLSEAVGEATSGSALSGTRKPMFIYLHHDASILSNIFCSQLLCSESVVNYLTSNYVCWAWDLTLLQSKIKLLQMVEECFGKVAKSSVDEIRADHLPAMLIVYKVKGITDIKNIIQGETNIDSLMTSLMSAVDDHNRHIEMEAMEERERVQRDYMIAEQNRAYQESLIADKQKAREREEVELAKVEQERLEEKERTDKEEAREAMEVCVPDEPPPDTKESVCTLRLRYPDGSQITRRFLATHQLQDLLNLLGSQGYLMSDHKLITSFPRRDISEMNPTESLEQCRLCPQENLFIEEK, encoded by the exons ATGGCCGGCAGAGATGAAATTCTGATAAATTTTCAG GCCATGACTGGACTGGAGGACTTGGCCATGTGTATCGACATATTGGAACAGAAAGAATGGGATCTCACC TCTGCTGTCAACAGTATGATGTCACAGCCCCAGTTCCCTAGTCAACCGCCAGCATCATCCTCACCAAG GTCTCTAGGGTTCATAGACCTCACTACCCAGACATCGTCTCAAGTGATAGTACCTGATAGAACTCACCCGTACATTGACAGCTATGCCAGTGTTGACAGCTATGCCAGTGTTGACTCAGCAGTGAGTGGAGCTCTGATTGAACTGACTGTATATTATGGAACGCGGGCTATCAGGTTATTCCTATCGTCTTCAAGCACTGTGGCACAG ATAAAGGAGCAGTTGGAATGGAAGAGTGGCGTGCAACCTTATAGACAGATACTGAAGGGATGGCCACGAACACAACCAACTAATAATCAG gacactCTGGAGTTGCTGGGACTGACAGTGGGGACCTcgtacacactcacactggAGCACCTCCCTCACAACCTCCCCGCACCACCCTTCCATGAGCACATCACCACTCGGGCCGGCTCGCTAGCCGAGACTATAGCACACGTGTCTACCTCGTTACAGGAGACGAGGACAGGGGCATCCTCGCTAATGGTGGGCAATCAACTGACTGATCGGATCATAATAGACCCCCCACAATCGGGGAACACA AGTCCAGTGGTGTCCATTCCCAGTAGCTCCTCTCATTACAGTGATGCACATGAACCACTCAGCAGTGAGGATGAGGAGGAG cctgttCTGGAGAGCCTTGATGATGGTCTATTCGATGACATGACTGATAACGGTGCTAGCAGTGCCATGAGGGAGCCTCTCATACCACAGGGATGTCTGGAACCCTACGAAGCACTCCAATTCTTCACTCACGCCTTTGAGGCTCGCTACGGGCCCATGCATCCTCTGTTCCTGATAGGGTCTCTATCTGAGGCCGTGGGAGAGGCCACCTCTGGCAGTGCCCTCAGTGGAACT AGGAAGCCCATGTTCATCTACCTCCATCACGACGCTAGTATTCTCTCCAACATCTTCTGTAGTCAGCTCCTGTGCAGTGAGTCTGTAGTCAACTACCTCACCTCCAACTACGTGTGCTGGGCCTGGGACCTCACCCTGCTTCAGAGCAAGATCAA ACTGCTTCAGATGGTGGAGGAGTGTTTTGGTAAGGTGGCCAAGAGCAGTGTGGATGAGATACGTGCAGACCACCTCCCAGCCATGCTCATAGTGTACAAGGTCAAGGGCATCACTGACATCAAGAATATTATCCAAG gtGAGACCAATATAGACTCTCTGATGACCTCTCTCATGTCGGCTGTGGATGATCACAATCGCCATATAGAGATGGAGGCTATGGAGGAG AGGGAAAGAGTGCAGAGAGACTATATGatagctgagcagaacagagcTTATCAAGAGTCACTCATTGCAGACAAACAAAAG GCTCGTGAGCGTGAGGAGGTGGAGTTGGCCAAGGTGGAGCAAGAGAGACTGGAGGAGAAGGAGAGGACTGACAAAGAG GAGGCACGAGAGGCCATGGAAGTGTGTGTACCAGATGAACCACCACCTGACACCAAGGAGAGCGTCTGTACACTGAGGTTACGCTATCCTGATGGATCTCAGATCACACGGAGATTCCTGGCCACACACCAACTCCAG gactTGCTGAATCTACTGGGTTCCCAAGGTTACCTCATGTCTGACCACAAACTAATCACCAGTTTTCCTCGCAGAGAT